The genomic region TCAGATACGTCCCCGCGCAAATCAGAGGAGTCCCTGCCCAGTTTGAAACTGTATCGCGCAAGTCGCGAGCAATGTGGTTGAGAACGTGCGTCCAGAGCGTTGAAGAGCATAACCCGACAGCCATAATATCCTCTCTCGCGAGATCGTGTTCGAGTATCGACATAAGGAGCTCGGCGGGGAGGCTTTCGACGAGAGAGAGCTGTGTCGCAATTCTTGCAGTGGCGAGGCATTCCGGGATGTATCGGTCGACAGCCACTCCAGATAGCATCTGAAAAGCACTGAAGGACCATGAATTACTAACATAAGACGCTGGAGAATGGATTTTCCGCTCGGAGTAGCCGCGTGGATATGGTAGATTGATAATCTGCTCCAGTCGTGGTGTCAGTAATGCCCATTGTTGGAGGGACCGCTCGGTTTGGTCGACGCCGGGAGGACACATCGCTAGTCTGTGGGTAGCAGGGAGGGATTCGGGAGAAAAGGAGAAAGAACTGCGCCAAGTGGTGGATATATATACCCCACACGATATGCTGTGCCACTTCCTTGCATATGGCTGCCTAGCTGCTGGCGACCCGCGTCCTTCTGGTGGAACATCTGCATACAGGCGCGGTCTCATCCCTTGCCACAGCCAACACTCACCTCGGCGGTTCCATCTCTGCTAGAGGCAATTCAGTAAGTCTGATGCTTCTTGACCCTCTCCCAAAGCCCCTCATCATTCTCAACCCTGACCGGCTTGCTCGTGTCCAGTTCATTCAGTCTCCTGAGATCCATCTCGCGATCCAGAAGTGGGATGACGTATTTGTCGAAGGTCTGCCAGTAGGGGTTCTCGAGATGGTATCTAGTCATCGCATCAGCATCGCATTGATCAGGTAAGAGCCTATGTGATGGGGTGATGATACTTCTGGCTCCCCTCATTGGCATATCGCTCGACGATGGTGAAGGCTCTTGGGTCCTTGGTGTCTTGCATGACGGACCTGGAAGAGAAGATTAGTCCACGGCATAAGGTGCTGTATGGAACTGTTACGACGAACCATCCTAACGTCTCCTTATCATTACTGTAAACCTGGCTCGCTTCCTGAAGTTTAGCAGACAACTTCTTGATAGCTTCTTGGTCGTCCTTGGCGTAGAGGTGGACGACGAGGGTGTATGCTGGGTTCGACATTTTCGCTGCCCTGATCCTCCAGTGGTTGTTGCTGTGTTGTTGTTCTGTCTTTCGATGTTGAGGGGAAGTGAGGTCAGGAAAGACCTTTCACTCATGACGAACAGCTTCCTTCCTGGTTCAATACCATGTGGAGGTGGAGCTACCGAATGCGGACCGACTCCGGCTTCTTTGCTGAAGCTTGATGTTGGTGGAGCTCGCGATATCAGTCCAGGCTCCGTGCTGTCGAGGAAGCGTAAATACAATCCATGCACGCCATGCTGCCTATGATGCCAGGGAACTGTCCATATTATACTCTATGCAAAGTGGTATCATGCTACTGCGCCGAACACCCTCGCTTCCCACTTCCATCAAACGCATCACACTGTATACGCCTCCCTCACACTTTCTGCCGCTTCCCCGTCTTCACCTCAGTCGTAGTCTGAATCGCATACCTACTCCTCTCCCTAATCCATGGCCCATACCTATAAAACACATACGGCACCGGCACCAACGGCACCGAAATACACGCCAAAATCGTCATCGTATAATGCACCCCCAAATTCTCATAGAAAGGAACCCCCACAACCGTCATCCCACCCGCCGCCACATACCTAATCAACGTGATAGACGCCAGAGCACTGGCCGCAAAGCTCTCGTAGCTGTCGATGATGTACTGGTAGCAGGTAATGAAGACGCACAGGATGCCGTAGCCGAAGAGGACGCCAGCTGCGAGGGGGGACCAGATGCTGATGTGGGGGTATGCTGTCCAGGCCATCCAGAAGAGGGAGATGGGGATTGCGATGGAGCCGCCGAGCATGGAGAACCAGAGTCGGAACTCGGGTGGGAGGCGGTCTCCGCCTTGTTCTTGGATCTTTTTGATGTCGCGCTTGGCCCATTTGTAGATGATAGGGACCAGTGCTGATGCGCCGAAGAGGCCTACGACGATGTTGAGGAAGCAGATTCCGGTTAGACCTTGGGAGATGCCGTAGGTTTCCTGGAAGATGTAGGTGTAGCCGTCCAGGAAGGTGAAGAGGACAATGTAGATGACTGTGAGGTACAACGCGAGCAGGATGATGATCGGCTCTCGCACTGTGAGAAAGATTGGTCGGTACAGGGCTCGCCGCAGCCGGACGAAAAGTGTCTCCTGGCGGATTTCGATCGCTGCTCGATATCTGTCGTCTCCAGTGATGGATCGCAAATGCTGTGCTTTCCATTTGAGCAAGGTCTGCGGATACGTCTCAGGCTGGAAAAGCACCACAGCGAAAAGCACAAGGCCAGAGATGATCAGAGTGATCCACTCAGTCCACCGCCACGATAGCAACGACGATTGTGCGATATAGCCACCAATGATGGGCCCGAGTAAGGGTCCCGTGGACGCAGCATTGGCGAAGACCGGGAAGGCGAAGACACGCTCCAGAGGATTCCACAGATCGCTGATGCTACCGCCTGCACAGGTGAGAGGCGTGCTACCAAAGAGTCCAGCCAAGAATCGAAATGCCAGCTGGGCCCCAATGATTGGCGCAAGAGCAGATGCCATGATGAAGATCATGTACAACACTAATGTCGTAATGTAGACCGGATTGCGGCCAACAGTCTCGCTAATCGGGCCAGCAAAGAGTGCACCTAAGCCAAAGCCAACCAGAAAGAGGCCGGTAGCCATGCTCTCCACTACCTCAGCAACGCCGAACTCTGCAGCGGCTTGAGGCAGAGCACTGCTATCGATAGAAGAAGCAAGACCGACGACACAACCGATGCTTGCAACCAAGAAGGTGCATCGTATGCGCTTCTAAAGCGGCCAATTGTGCGGATCCTGTGGGTCGTTCTCTCCTTCATACCCGCGACCACAAAGACATGTCCATCTCCTCCTTCTCTCGTGGTCCGCTTCCTAATTTGTATGCCGGTCAACACAGTGCCTAGCGCTGTGCCGGTGCTGTGGTGTGTTGTCGTTCGGGATAACGTTCGGTTCGCATAGAGCATATAGTCATCATCATCGTCCTCttcctcctcctcttcttccggctCTTCTGCAGGTTCTTGCCGTCTCCTGTCCTCTTTCTCAGAGCTGGTCGCAGGGTGAGCACCAACTTGCGATGAAGCTCCAGCCGGTCGGGTCGCGTGTGATGCTGTGTTGGTAAAGTCGGCGCGCTCAATGTCCTGCTCGAATGATTTCTTCTCCTCGTCTACCGACGCAGGCGTCGGTGAGTCTGGCTGATTGCTCGTGTACTGGCCTCGTCGGAGAGCATCTGCTTTGGCCTGGTCTCTTTCCAATTGGACTTCCAGTGTGCGCTTGAAGCGCCGGTACTGTAGTATTGATTGCATGTTGCCTGTAGGTGCAAACGCTAGACAACGGCAATGTGCAATCGTTAATCAAAGCCCGGTGGCAATGAAAGAGTACTACCTGGAAAACATAAGAGATCTCTTTGAAAGTCACTCACCGCACGCCCGGTAATCGGCACAGGCGTCATTACTAACGAATATAGCATTAGTCAACGACTCCAACGAACCTCTTTTGCAGAGAATGGAGCTCTTCAAGGCCGAAAGTTGGAGTTGAGATACGGAGATACGAGTCTGGTTGACGTTTACGAGACGCGCTGAAAGCAAAGAATGACGTTGGGAGATGTTGGGGCTCCCGGATACACTGCGGGTATATCGGTAGCATTGGCCGAAGGGCACAATGCTGGCAGTGGCTGGTCGCCGAACGATCTGTTCTGTGCGTTTAGCGAATCATGAGAGTCCAACAATTGACTTGCTGAATGCTAGTGTCTGTGAGCCAGCTTGCCGGGTATGGTCGAGTGGCACGAGTGGGCATCAACCCTTCGGCGCCTCCAAATGATGTTCAACCGAGATCAGGAGTCTCGTATTCGCACAGCGGTCAAGATTGTGATGCTGTCTGGCGCGATGGCAGTCTCCAGGATTGGAATGTAGTGAAAGTTACATCTGGCAGACGACGTGAGATGTGGTGCTGATCGCCAAGCTGTTTCAGAAGTTCGGCAACTTCAAGAGTTCTTCGATCAACAACCTGGAGCTGTGGTATCTTCTTTCTCACCATTAACGTTACCAACTACCACTGTGATCGTGCTACAGTGGCATGATATTGAACTCACACGAGGCATTGGTTCGGCCAGAATGTCGCAGGCAAGTTGACACATACTTCCTGCATCCATTTCCCCTCCCACTATGTCTTCCAACACCACCTACCCTACTCCCCAGAGCGACTCCAAGACCGAAGAGCCAATCGCCGGCAAACTCGAACGCATCTCCTCCGCCATCGTCACCGCAATCAACGCCCGCGACTTCACCTTCAGCAGTCCTTCCGCCCAAGAACTGCTTGCCCACATCGACCCGCAATGGAAAGCTCACTGCAGCGACGGTCTATATGAACATGGAGGTCACGGGACTCTCGGACGTTGTACTTCATGCGATGAACGAGCTTGGGTGGCGCAAGATTGCTGGGCAATGGTTGTGCTACTATACTGTTGGTATGAGAGGCAGTCCTGGGAATACTGGTGGCATTGGGTGAAGTGATGGCGTGTTTGAAGAGCGCAACATCCCGCGACACGCTGTGCTCCTCAACACACTGGCTTGAGCGGCTCCTGGATTCGCTGATGCTCGATCTATGCATCAACGCCTAGCCAGGTATATACACTTGCCCTTGCTTTGAAAAGGTACGCTCAGAACCCTACAGCAGCAACATTGTCTCGCCCTGCCACTGAAGCATGACGCTTTTGCGCATTTGCAGGATGCGGCAGGGTTGTCTCTCGCTGCTCCCTTGATCACGCATATTGGCGAGACTACCCTCGTGGCCCTCATCAAGAGCTTAAGATCGAAATCGACCATGATACGGCAAAGCACTTCAACGTCCTTCGGACCTGGCTATCTGTCTGACGCATGGATGATTTTCTCCCAAGGACGCTTCTGTTGACCGGAAGGCCGTCTCATGCACTACTGTTCCTGCAGCAAGCAAGTTATTTCAAGTTCTTGTACCGCTGGATACCTTTGCCTTTGAGACATCTCATCCATGCAGGTCATCCTTAAGCGTTGATTGTTCTCGCATTGGCTCCCGCGGCTTGACGTTGGAAACTTTCTGGGCGTCGCGCCAAACGCGCAATCAAATGCGCTTCCAAGTCCCAAGACTACAACGCAAGACCTGCCAGAAGTCTATCAATGTCGCACTCGCGAGTCCATcaggtcgacgacgagacgAAATGTCGCGCACGAGCAACAACAAGTACCGGTGCGCACCTGGAAGTACGGCACGACTACATGCTGCAGACTATCGCGAAAGTTTCACAGCGCGAACGATTCCACTCGCGTGAGCGATTGCTTCACGCAGCCATTGCCAAGTTCGGCCTTGCCCCGCAAGAAACGTGAAGTAGCGTGGCAATGGTTCGTGCAAGCCTAACAGCAGCATTGGACAGCTCATCAGCAGCTCCAGCGCACGACGCGTTGCACATGAGCTATACACCAGTACCGTGGGATACAGCGAAGATCGAATGCCACAGACTCTGCGCTCAGAAGCAGAAAAATTGACTGTACTGGTGAATAGCAGAGGCAATCTTGAAGACGCGACGCATACTTCAGCCAAGCATGGCACAAGATCTGCCCAAGAAGGAGCTCTGTGCATACAATTTCCCCTGCCAATGAGGCACGTACTGATCAACGGGCCGATACTTCTCATCTCGTGGCCGCAACCAATGCTCAAAGTCCCTCATCGTATCGTCGTGCAGAACCGCCGACTCAAGCCATACTTCTGCAGCGCCGGATGCAGCGGAACCTCAGCCCTCAGTCAGCACTGGTAGTATGCACGTCAGCCGAACCTTCCGCCTACATAACGAATGATGCGCGCGGCGGAATAAGTGTCTCGTGAGTCTCGTCATCCTCATTGTTCCCGTTGCGTCGTCTTCATCAGACTTTTCGTTGCGACAGACAATAGCTCAACACCATGAAGGTCACTTACGCAGCGCTACCTGCGCTCTTCGCAGCTTCAGCTTATGCTCAGGCCAATGCCACAGGAGAGCTCGGTGTGGGACCTTATGCGAACGAGAGCTTGTTCCAGAATGCCAACCAAGCTGCGAGCAAGTCGGTGCCCTTCAGCTTGTACTACCCATCGCCGGAGGATGCTCAGGCACCAGAGTGGACATGGATCGTGAGTTTCGTAGACGCATGACCTTTCGGCGGGTGTACTGACTTCCATTGAACACAGCCGCGGTACCTGACAGCGACATCCCCAATGCTCAAGCTCTGAACACCGAGTACGTGTTCGAGTGGCCGAATGGTGGCAGCCTTCAGCAGGCTGTTGCTACCAATGCTGGCCAGACGAGCACCAATAGCTTCTGTGTGAC from Fulvia fulva chromosome 10, complete sequence harbors:
- a CDS encoding putative efflux pump kojT, whose protein sequence is MATGLFLVGFGLGALFAGPISETVGRNPVYITTLVLYMIFIMASALAPIIGAQLAFRFLAGLFGSTPLTCAGGSISDLWNPLERVFAFPVFANAASTGPLLGPIIGGYIAQSSLLSWRWTEWITLIISGLVLFAVVLFQPETYPQTLLKWKAQHLRSITGDDRYRAAIEIRQETLFVRLRRALYRPIFLTVREPIIILLALYLTVIYIVLFTFLDGYTYIFQETYGISQGLTGICFLNIVVGLFGASALYIIDSYESFAASALASITLIRYVAAGGMTVVGVPFYENLGVHYTMTILACISVPLVPVPYVFYRYGPWIRERSRYAIQTTTEVKTGKRQKV